From a single Nissabacter sp. SGAir0207 genomic region:
- a CDS encoding PTS transporter subunit EIIC, translating to MIKLGSKIHDLGKALMTPISVIAAAGIFLGLAAALQNPAITGNAFANLHYPQLVIGFIRAVSGALFANLPLFFAVATAMGLANAEKATAAFAAGIGFISLHVGVNFCLKAQGLTAATTSVAHLTGQGMPETEAMMYAAEFTNTLGIFTYNMSVLGGVITGLIVMLLHNRFYTTALPTAIAFFGGRRFVPIVTVLVLPLVGVVMALIWPAVAQAILWVGELIGKTGVIGTFIYATSERLLIPTGLHHIINETVRFTPIGGMTTVDGQSIVGALNIFNAALSNPGTMADEVTREATRFLAQGKIPVMMFGLPAAALAMYHAARPQHKERVKALMLAGGLASFTTGITEPLEFCFIFVSPILYIVHALLTGLSFMLMQLMQVMIGNVQGGAIDFLIFGVLGGARTHWWYALLLGLIYAPLYYFVFRFIIQRMSVETPGRESEGELGEVTNSPQPATGTTAAVGKATADDKAQVIISGLGGVGNIVQVDCCFTRLRVKVNDMAQVADDKLKTTGAHGVKRVTEHDVHVIYGPQVETIANQVKVALGATG from the coding sequence ATGATCAAGCTCGGCAGCAAGATTCATGATTTGGGTAAGGCACTGATGACGCCAATCTCGGTGATCGCCGCCGCCGGGATATTTCTCGGGCTGGCAGCGGCACTGCAAAACCCGGCCATTACCGGTAACGCCTTCGCCAACCTGCACTATCCGCAGCTGGTGATTGGCTTTATCCGGGCGGTATCTGGCGCGCTGTTCGCCAACCTGCCGCTGTTCTTTGCCGTCGCCACCGCGATGGGGCTGGCGAACGCCGAGAAGGCCACCGCGGCCTTTGCGGCCGGTATCGGCTTTATCAGTTTGCACGTCGGGGTGAACTTCTGCCTGAAGGCGCAGGGGCTGACCGCCGCTACCACCAGCGTCGCGCACCTCACCGGGCAGGGGATGCCGGAGACCGAGGCGATGATGTATGCCGCCGAGTTCACCAACACCCTCGGCATCTTCACCTACAACATGAGCGTGCTGGGCGGGGTGATCACCGGCCTGATTGTGATGCTGCTGCATAACCGCTTCTACACCACCGCGCTGCCAACGGCGATCGCCTTCTTCGGCGGCCGCCGCTTTGTGCCGATCGTTACCGTGCTGGTGCTGCCGCTGGTGGGGGTGGTGATGGCGCTGATCTGGCCAGCGGTGGCGCAGGCGATCCTGTGGGTCGGCGAGCTGATCGGCAAGACCGGCGTGATCGGCACCTTTATCTACGCCACCTCCGAGCGGCTGCTGATCCCGACCGGCCTGCACCACATCATCAATGAAACGGTGCGCTTCACCCCCATCGGCGGCATGACCACCGTAGATGGGCAGAGTATTGTGGGCGCGCTGAACATCTTCAACGCCGCGCTCTCCAACCCCGGCACCATGGCCGATGAGGTGACGCGCGAGGCGACGCGCTTCCTGGCGCAGGGCAAGATCCCGGTAATGATGTTCGGCCTGCCCGCGGCGGCGCTGGCGATGTACCACGCCGCCCGCCCGCAGCACAAGGAGCGGGTGAAAGCGCTGATGCTGGCGGGCGGTCTGGCCTCGTTCACCACCGGCATCACCGAGCCGCTGGAGTTCTGCTTTATCTTCGTCTCACCGATCCTCTACATCGTGCACGCGCTGCTGACCGGCCTCTCCTTTATGCTGATGCAGTTGATGCAGGTGATGATCGGTAACGTGCAGGGCGGGGCGATCGACTTCCTGATCTTTGGCGTGCTGGGCGGCGCACGCACCCACTGGTGGTATGCGCTGCTGCTCGGTCTGATCTATGCGCCGCTCTACTACTTTGTGTTCCGCTTTATCATCCAGCGGATGAGCGTGGAAACGCCGGGGCGTGAGAGCGAAGGGGAGCTGGGCGAAGTGACCAACTCGCCGCAACCGGCCACCGGTACCACCGCGGCGGTGGGCAAGGCCACTGCCGATGACAAGGCGCAGGTGATCATCTCCGGGCTGGGCGGCGTCGGCAACATCGTGCAGGTGGACTGCTGCTTTACCCGCTTACGGGTGAAGGTCAATGACATGGCGCAGGTGGCGGATGACAAGCTGAAAACCACCGGCGCGCACGGCGTGAAGCGGGTGACGGAGCATGACGTGCACGTCATCTACGGCCCGCAGGTGGAGACGATAGCCAATCAGGTCAAGGTGGCGCTGGGAGCCACCGGCTAG
- a CDS encoding ABC transporter ATP-binding protein/permease has product MTHTPGTHSQWRQIWRLIAPYWRSEEKWRAWTMLATIVALSLATVYINVLLNEWNRVFYDALQNKNYAVFKTQLLHFTWLALAFIVISIYKVYLTQGLQMYWRRWMTKKYMAKWMRHHAYYHTERQQTVDNPDQRIAEDLNVLASGTLSLTLGLLSSVVTLVSFVSILWAVSGPISFMLGSHDITIPGYMVWFALLYAVLGSLLIGWIGKPLVRLGFNQERFEANFRFGLIRIRENSDAIALYQGEAREREQLEGRFETIRSNWWSIMRVTKSLNIASTFYGQFAIIFPFLVAAPRYFSGAIQLGMLMQISSAFGQVQGALSWFIDAFNDLATWKACVNRLAGFNAAVEEIEAQPNHIAHSDSPRHALVLDKLQLTLPDGEPLFSPASATLNPGESVLIAGPSGCGKSTLLRAIAGVWPYGQGGIALDRRQRTLFLPQRSYIPIGSLREALSYPDDPARHPDSELLSVLELCRLKHLQPMLDMAGNWGHRLSPGEQQRLAFARVLLVKPDLLFLDEATSALDDETEQQMYTLMVEKLPEMTLVSVAHRNSVAKYHQHCWRFGQDEQRRAIVLTPSPLPVSA; this is encoded by the coding sequence ATGACACATACACCGGGAACACACAGCCAGTGGCGCCAAATCTGGCGTCTGATTGCGCCCTATTGGCGCTCCGAAGAGAAGTGGCGCGCCTGGACGATGCTGGCGACCATTGTGGCGCTCTCGCTCGCCACGGTCTATATCAACGTGCTGCTGAACGAGTGGAACCGCGTGTTCTACGACGCCTTGCAGAACAAAAATTACGCCGTCTTCAAAACGCAGCTGCTGCACTTCACCTGGCTGGCGCTGGCCTTTATCGTCATCTCTATCTACAAAGTCTACCTGACGCAGGGACTACAGATGTACTGGCGGCGCTGGATGACCAAAAAGTACATGGCGAAGTGGATGCGGCACCACGCCTACTACCACACCGAGCGGCAACAGACGGTGGATAACCCCGACCAGCGTATCGCCGAGGATCTTAACGTGCTGGCGAGCGGCACCCTGTCGCTGACGCTCGGGCTGCTGTCGAGCGTGGTGACGCTGGTCTCCTTCGTCTCCATCCTCTGGGCGGTGAGCGGCCCGATCAGCTTTATGCTCGGCTCCCATGACATCACCATCCCCGGCTACATGGTCTGGTTCGCGCTGCTCTATGCGGTGCTCGGCTCGCTGCTGATTGGCTGGATCGGCAAGCCGCTGGTGCGCCTCGGCTTCAATCAGGAGCGCTTTGAGGCGAACTTCCGCTTCGGGCTGATCCGCATCCGCGAGAACAGCGACGCCATCGCGCTCTACCAAGGCGAGGCGCGCGAGCGCGAGCAGCTGGAGGGGCGCTTTGAGACCATCCGCAGCAACTGGTGGTCGATCATGCGCGTCACCAAGTCGCTGAACATCGCCTCCACCTTCTATGGCCAGTTCGCCATTATCTTCCCGTTTCTGGTGGCCGCGCCGCGCTACTTCTCCGGCGCCATCCAGCTCGGGATGCTGATGCAGATCTCCTCCGCCTTCGGGCAGGTGCAGGGGGCGCTCTCCTGGTTCATCGACGCCTTCAACGACCTCGCCACCTGGAAAGCCTGCGTCAACCGTCTGGCTGGCTTCAATGCCGCCGTCGAGGAGATTGAGGCGCAGCCGAACCACATCGCGCACAGCGACTCGCCGCGCCATGCGCTGGTGCTGGACAAGCTGCAACTGACGCTGCCGGATGGCGAGCCGCTCTTCTCACCGGCCAGCGCCACCCTGAACCCCGGCGAGAGCGTGCTGATCGCTGGCCCCTCCGGCTGTGGCAAATCGACCCTGCTGCGCGCCATCGCGGGCGTCTGGCCCTACGGTCAGGGCGGCATCGCGCTCGATCGCCGCCAGCGCACGCTGTTCCTGCCGCAGCGCAGCTACATCCCGATTGGTAGCCTGCGTGAGGCGCTCAGCTACCCGGATGACCCGGCGCGCCACCCGGACAGCGAACTGCTGTCGGTGCTTGAACTCTGCCGCCTCAAACACCTGCAACCGATGCTCGACATGGCGGGCAACTGGGGCCACCGCCTCTCGCCCGGCGAGCAGCAACGGCTGGCCTTCGCCCGCGTGCTACTGGTGAAGCCTGACCTGCTGTTTTTGGATGAGGCCACCAGCGCGCTGGATGATGAGACCGAGCAGCAGATGTACACGCTGATGGTAGAGAAGCTGCCGGAGATGACGCTGGTGAGCGTCGCCCACCGCAACAGCGTGGCGAAGTATCACCAGCACTGCTGGCGCTTTGGTCAGGATGAGCAGCGGCGCGCCATCGTGCTCACCCCCTCCCCGCTGCCCGTCAGCGCCTGA
- a CDS encoding tetratricopeptide repeat protein, whose protein sequence is MKGLPTGWTAGVVLLAGLWPALDAAARIDEPDVEADCGKIGQYANAGQAAYQQGDFAKAREIFRDQVAWSEFCRQPRDATVTAYNNIALSYLRQGMWLKARAWLQLAPDDDKSRYNLGLMQAQLDALPPPRGPAGEYWQYAGYGTWNTLVVKPQGQRYQIEYSGLYMGPMALYYGPNLGEFSTVTAIEGGHALYQQTADSDFGSACDISMAFSDQQVTLSTRGDCGFGHNVRAQGSYWRVTP, encoded by the coding sequence ATGAAGGGTTTGCCGACAGGGTGGACTGCCGGTGTGGTGCTGCTGGCCGGGCTGTGGCCGGCGTTGGATGCCGCCGCCAGGATTGATGAGCCGGACGTGGAGGCCGACTGCGGCAAGATTGGCCAGTATGCCAACGCCGGACAGGCGGCCTACCAACAGGGTGACTTTGCCAAGGCGCGTGAGATCTTCCGCGACCAGGTGGCCTGGAGCGAGTTCTGCCGCCAGCCGCGCGACGCCACGGTCACCGCCTACAACAATATTGCGCTCTCCTACCTGCGACAGGGGATGTGGCTGAAGGCGCGCGCCTGGCTGCAACTGGCACCGGATGATGACAAGTCGCGCTACAACCTCGGCCTGATGCAGGCACAGCTTGACGCCCTGCCGCCGCCGCGCGGCCCGGCGGGGGAGTACTGGCAGTACGCCGGTTACGGCACCTGGAACACGCTGGTGGTGAAGCCGCAGGGCCAGCGCTACCAGATTGAGTACAGCGGCCTCTACATGGGGCCGATGGCGCTCTACTACGGCCCCAATCTGGGCGAGTTCAGCACCGTGACGGCGATTGAGGGCGGCCACGCACTCTACCAGCAGACGGCGGACTCCGATTTCGGCAGCGCCTGCGACATCAGCATGGCGTTCAGCGACCAGCAGGTGACGCTCTCCACCCGCGGCGACTGCGGCTTCGGCCACAACGTGCGCGCGCAGGGGAGCTACTGGCGGGTCACCCCCTGA
- a CDS encoding MFS transporter, producing MPISLLALAMSAFAIGTTEFVIMGLLPQVAGDLQVSIPLAGWLISGYALGVAIGAPIMAILTARLPRKQTLLLLMGIFIIGNLLCALAYSYNFLMLARVITALCHGAFFGIGSVVAANLVAPNRRASAVALMFTGLTLANVLGVPLGTALGQALGWRSTFWAVVVIGVVSLLALYTKLPAVKEEEPTNLRKELGALRGLGIWLSLLMTVCFAAAMFALFTYIAPVLTDITGVSEHGVSWTLLLMGVGLTVGNVLGGRLADWKLPVSLTATFLLIALFSVLFSVTSHHLVSAEITLFLWSAAAFAAVPALQINVVTYGKNAPNLVSTLNIAAFNIGNAIGAWVGGAVIAGGLGLTSVPVAAGGLALIGFLLCLFTFRRAARKVAA from the coding sequence ATGCCTATTTCTCTTCTGGCGCTGGCGATGAGTGCCTTCGCCATCGGCACCACCGAGTTCGTCATCATGGGGCTATTGCCACAGGTGGCGGGCGATTTACAGGTCAGCATCCCGCTGGCCGGCTGGCTGATCAGCGGCTATGCGCTGGGCGTGGCGATTGGCGCGCCAATCATGGCGATTCTCACCGCGCGGCTGCCGCGCAAGCAGACGCTGCTGCTGCTGATGGGCATCTTCATCATCGGCAACCTACTGTGCGCGCTGGCCTACAGCTACAACTTCCTGATGCTGGCGCGGGTGATCACCGCCCTCTGCCACGGCGCGTTCTTCGGCATTGGATCGGTGGTGGCCGCCAATCTGGTGGCACCGAACCGGCGTGCCTCGGCGGTGGCGCTGATGTTCACCGGCCTGACGCTGGCGAACGTGCTGGGCGTGCCGCTCGGCACCGCCCTCGGGCAGGCGCTGGGGTGGCGCTCCACCTTCTGGGCGGTGGTGGTGATTGGTGTGGTGTCGCTGCTGGCGCTCTACACCAAGCTGCCAGCGGTAAAAGAGGAGGAGCCAACCAACCTGCGTAAGGAGCTGGGCGCGCTGCGCGGGCTGGGTATCTGGCTGTCGCTGCTGATGACCGTCTGCTTCGCGGCGGCGATGTTCGCGCTGTTCACCTACATCGCGCCGGTGCTGACTGACATCACCGGCGTCTCGGAGCATGGCGTGAGCTGGACGCTGCTGCTGATGGGCGTCGGCCTGACGGTGGGTAACGTGCTGGGCGGCCGGCTGGCGGACTGGAAACTGCCGGTCAGCCTGACCGCCACCTTCCTGTTGATCGCGCTGTTCTCGGTGCTGTTCAGCGTCACCAGCCACCATCTGGTCTCGGCGGAGATCACGCTGTTCCTCTGGTCGGCGGCCGCCTTTGCCGCGGTGCCAGCGTTGCAGATTAACGTGGTGACCTACGGCAAGAACGCGCCGAATCTGGTCTCGACGCTGAACATCGCCGCCTTCAACATCGGCAACGCCATCGGGGCCTGGGTGGGCGGCGCGGTGATCGCGGGCGGGCTGGGGCTGACCAGCGTGCCGGTGGCGGCGGGCGGTCTGGCGCTGATCGGCTTCCTGCTCTGCCTGTTCACCTTCCGCCGCGCGGCGCGCAAGGTCGCCGCCTGA
- a CDS encoding LysR family transcriptional regulator codes for MPALSLRQIEIFHAVMTTGNLTEAAALLHTSQPTVSRELARFERSVGLALFDRVRGRLVPTVQGLRLFEEVQRSYYGLERISAAAEGIRQFREAQLSIACLPAFSQSLLPAVCKPFSDAHPGVSLSVVPQESPLLEEWLSAQRHDLGLTETTLTPAGTERLTLMTQNEVCVLPAGHPLLAKASLAPADFAGENFISLSSTDSYRQLLDALFLEAGVARRMVLETHSAASVCAMVREGVGISIVNPLTAVDYAAGQGGIGIRPFEVAVPFTVSLIRPLHRPSSEVVDAFMTWLHRHAAQFPARLAAAMARR; via the coding sequence ATGCCTGCCCTCTCCCTGCGCCAGATTGAAATTTTCCATGCGGTGATGACCACCGGCAACCTGACCGAGGCCGCCGCGCTGCTGCACACCTCGCAACCCACCGTCAGCCGGGAGCTGGCGCGCTTTGAGCGCAGCGTCGGGCTGGCGCTGTTTGACCGGGTGCGCGGTCGGCTGGTGCCGACGGTACAGGGGCTGCGGCTATTTGAGGAGGTGCAGCGCTCCTACTACGGGCTGGAGCGCATCAGCGCCGCCGCCGAGGGCATTCGCCAGTTCCGCGAGGCGCAGCTCTCCATCGCCTGCCTGCCAGCCTTCAGCCAGTCGCTGCTGCCAGCGGTGTGCAAGCCCTTCAGCGATGCCCACCCCGGCGTCAGCCTGAGCGTGGTGCCGCAGGAGTCACCGTTGCTGGAGGAGTGGCTCTCCGCCCAGCGCCACGATCTCGGCCTGACGGAGACCACCCTGACGCCCGCTGGCACCGAGCGCCTGACGCTGATGACCCAGAATGAGGTGTGCGTGCTGCCAGCCGGGCACCCGCTGCTGGCAAAGGCCAGTCTGGCACCGGCAGATTTTGCCGGGGAGAATTTTATCAGCCTCTCCAGCACCGACAGTTACCGGCAGTTGCTGGATGCGCTGTTTCTGGAGGCGGGAGTGGCGCGGCGCATGGTGCTGGAGACGCACAGCGCCGCGTCTGTCTGCGCGATGGTGCGCGAGGGGGTAGGCATTTCGATTGTTAACCCGCTGACGGCGGTGGACTACGCGGCGGGACAAGGCGGGATTGGCATCCGCCCGTTTGAGGTGGCGGTGCCCTTTACCGTCAGCCTGATCCGGCCGCTGCACCGCCCCTCGTCAGAGGTGGTCGATGCCTTCATGACCTGGCTGCACCGCCATGCGGCGCAGTTCCCGGCCCGGCTGGCGGCGGCGATGGCGCGCCGCTAG
- the lysA gene encoding diaminopimelate decarboxylase, protein MPFALNDASTALNADNLLTLPARFGCPVWVYDAEIIRQRIEQLRQFDVIRFAQKACSNTHILRLMRGQGVRVDSVSLGEIERALHAGYQPGPEGEIVFTADVLDEPTLARVTELSIPVNAGSTDMLAQIGERRPGHPVWLRVNPGFGHGHSQKTNTGGENSKHGIWYADLPQALALIQRHELKLVGIHMHIGSGVDYSHLEQVCDAMVRQVVELGQDIEAISAGGGLSIPYQFGGERIDTDHYFGLWDRARRQIAEHLGHPVKLEIEPGRFLVAESGVLLAQVRAVKGMGSRHFVLVDAGFNDLMRPAMYGSFHHISLLPADGRDVQHEPPVASVVAGPLCESGDVFTQQAGGGVETCDLPAARVGDYLVFHDTGAYGASMSSNYNSRPLLPEVLFDGGEARLIRRRQTIEELLALELL, encoded by the coding sequence ATGCCTTTTGCCCTGAATGACGCCTCCACCGCCCTGAACGCGGACAACCTGCTGACCCTGCCAGCCCGCTTCGGCTGCCCGGTGTGGGTCTATGACGCCGAGATCATCCGCCAGCGCATCGAGCAACTGCGGCAGTTCGACGTCATCCGTTTCGCGCAGAAAGCCTGCTCCAACACCCATATCCTGCGCCTGATGCGCGGGCAGGGCGTGCGCGTGGATTCGGTGTCGCTCGGCGAGATCGAACGCGCCCTGCACGCTGGCTACCAGCCGGGGCCGGAGGGGGAGATTGTCTTCACCGCCGACGTGCTGGACGAGCCGACGCTGGCGCGCGTTACTGAGCTGTCGATCCCGGTCAACGCCGGTTCCACTGACATGCTGGCGCAGATTGGCGAACGCCGCCCCGGCCACCCGGTGTGGCTGCGCGTCAACCCCGGCTTCGGCCACGGCCATAGCCAGAAGACCAACACCGGCGGCGAGAACAGCAAGCACGGCATCTGGTATGCCGATCTGCCGCAGGCGCTGGCGCTGATCCAGCGCCATGAGCTGAAACTGGTGGGCATCCACATGCACATTGGCTCCGGCGTAGACTACAGCCACCTCGAGCAGGTGTGTGACGCGATGGTGCGGCAGGTGGTGGAGCTGGGGCAGGACATCGAGGCGATCTCCGCTGGCGGCGGCCTCTCCATCCCCTACCAGTTCGGCGGCGAGCGGATCGACACCGATCACTACTTCGGCCTGTGGGATCGGGCGCGTCGGCAGATCGCCGAGCACCTCGGCCACCCGGTGAAGCTGGAGATTGAGCCGGGCCGCTTTTTGGTGGCGGAGTCGGGTGTGTTGCTGGCGCAGGTGCGCGCCGTGAAGGGGATGGGCAGCCGCCACTTCGTGCTGGTGGACGCGGGCTTCAATGACCTGATGCGCCCGGCGATGTATGGCAGTTTCCACCACATCTCCCTGCTGCCAGCCGATGGCCGTGACGTGCAGCACGAGCCGCCGGTGGCATCGGTGGTGGCCGGGCCGCTGTGCGAGTCGGGCGACGTCTTTACCCAGCAGGCGGGCGGCGGCGTGGAGACCTGCGACCTGCCCGCGGCGCGGGTGGGTGACTATCTGGTGTTCCATGACACCGGGGCTTATGGCGCTTCCATGTCCTCTAACTACAACAGCCGCCCGCTGCTGCCGGAAGTGCTGTTCGACGGTGGCGAAGCGCGCCTGATCCGTCGCCGCCAGACCATTGAGGAGCTGCTGGCGTTGGAGCTGCTCTAA
- a CDS encoding LacI family DNA-binding transcriptional regulator: protein MITMLDVSRRAGVSKATVSRVLNGTGQVKQSTRDAVFRAMEELGYRPNFLAQSLATRSSNSIGLVLSNFDGPYFGKLLRQAAKDVEASGKHLIVTDGHDTPEDEIEAVRLLADRRCDAIVLYTRHMSEAQIMRLFETLPMPLVVINRDVPQARDRCVFFEQQQAAFEAVSYLIGQGHREIACITGPLGTPTAQQRLAGYRAALAGHGIDYHEARVAEGDNKVPGGYEACRQLLANGAPFSALFCSNDDMVIGAMRALSEAGRTMPEQVSLFGFDDQPAAAFLQPALSTVYLPIDAMMETAIRQTLRLLNRQPVAALAPFTGQLRLRGSVARGPFA, encoded by the coding sequence ATGATCACCATGTTGGATGTCTCACGGCGCGCCGGCGTATCGAAGGCGACGGTCTCCCGCGTCCTGAACGGCACCGGCCAGGTCAAGCAGAGCACGCGTGACGCGGTGTTCCGCGCGATGGAGGAGCTGGGCTACCGGCCTAACTTTTTGGCCCAGTCGCTGGCGACCCGCAGCTCCAACAGCATTGGTCTGGTGCTCTCCAACTTTGATGGCCCCTACTTCGGCAAATTGCTGCGTCAGGCGGCGAAAGATGTGGAGGCCAGCGGCAAGCACCTGATCGTCACCGATGGGCACGACACGCCAGAGGATGAGATTGAGGCGGTGCGGCTGCTGGCAGACCGGCGCTGTGACGCCATCGTGCTCTACACCCGCCACATGTCCGAGGCGCAGATCATGCGGCTGTTTGAGACGCTGCCGATGCCACTGGTGGTGATCAACCGTGATGTGCCACAGGCGCGCGATCGCTGCGTCTTCTTCGAGCAGCAGCAGGCGGCGTTTGAGGCGGTCTCCTACCTGATTGGTCAGGGACACCGCGAGATTGCCTGCATCACCGGGCCACTGGGCACGCCCACCGCCCAGCAGCGGCTGGCGGGCTACCGCGCGGCGCTGGCTGGCCACGGCATTGACTACCATGAGGCGCGGGTGGCAGAGGGGGATAACAAGGTGCCGGGTGGCTATGAGGCGTGCCGCCAGTTGCTGGCCAACGGCGCGCCCTTCAGCGCGCTGTTTTGCAGCAATGATGACATGGTGATTGGCGCGATGCGGGCGCTGAGCGAGGCGGGCCGAACGATGCCGGAGCAGGTGTCGCTGTTTGGCTTTGATGACCAGCCAGCGGCGGCCTTCCTGCAACCGGCGCTCTCCACCGTCTACCTGCCGATTGACGCGATGATGGAGACCGCCATCCGCCAGACGCTGCGGCTGCTGAACCGCCAGCCGGTGGCGGCGCTGGCCCCCTTCACCGGCCAGCTGCGGCTGCGCGGCTCGGTGGCGCGGGGGCCGTTCGCTTAG
- a CDS encoding PTS sugar transporter subunit IIC: MSYKDRLIDSLGSFANTFNSYRYIMAIKAAFITLMPVIIVGAFSVLLSNMVMDPKNGLASFEIFSFLAVLKPIMTSINYATLSFITIGAVFLIGIELGKINGNRTLFPGLLAVICFIAVTPTTLELMVNDQLQVVKDVLAKQFSDTKSLFLGMFIAILSVEIYTRLERINGLRIKMPESVPPNVSASFSALIPAIITVVIIATFGFVFHRVTGIYLYDAVYRVIQQPLESVVQSLPGILILMFVAQLFWVIGIHGNQMVKPIREPLLLGAITVNMTAFEQGKEVPNIITMPFWDVYMSIGGSGCTIGLLLAVMIASRRKEMKEIGKLSLGPSFFNINEPVIFGMPIMLNPILAIPFIITPLITGTIGYFATSLGFAGRAVVMVPWTTPPVINAWLSTAGSMGAVITQLVCIGVAVMIYLPFVKVASRRADAAQLAAETANDQLARNV, from the coding sequence ATGTCATATAAGGACCGGCTGATCGACTCCCTGGGGAGCTTTGCCAATACCTTCAACAGCTATCGCTACATCATGGCCATCAAGGCCGCCTTCATCACGCTGATGCCGGTGATCATCGTCGGCGCCTTCTCGGTGTTGCTCTCCAACATGGTGATGGACCCGAAAAACGGGCTGGCGAGCTTTGAGATCTTCTCCTTCCTGGCAGTGCTGAAGCCGATCATGACCAGCATCAACTACGCCACCCTAAGCTTCATCACCATCGGCGCGGTGTTCCTGATCGGCATTGAGCTGGGCAAGATCAACGGCAACCGCACGCTGTTCCCCGGCTTGCTGGCGGTGATCTGCTTTATCGCCGTCACGCCCACCACGCTGGAGCTGATGGTCAATGACCAGTTGCAGGTGGTGAAGGATGTGCTGGCGAAGCAGTTCTCCGACACCAAGAGCCTGTTCCTCGGCATGTTCATCGCCATCCTCTCCGTGGAGATCTACACCCGGCTGGAGCGCATCAACGGGCTGCGCATCAAGATGCCAGAGAGCGTACCGCCCAACGTCTCCGCCTCCTTCTCGGCGCTGATCCCGGCCATCATTACCGTGGTGATCATCGCCACCTTTGGCTTTGTCTTCCACCGCGTGACCGGCATCTACCTCTATGACGCCGTCTACCGCGTGATCCAACAGCCGCTGGAGTCGGTGGTGCAGAGCCTGCCCGGCATCCTGATCCTGATGTTCGTCGCCCAGCTGTTCTGGGTGATCGGCATCCACGGCAACCAGATGGTGAAGCCGATCCGCGAGCCGCTGCTGCTCGGGGCGATCACCGTCAACATGACCGCCTTTGAGCAGGGCAAAGAGGTGCCGAACATCATCACCATGCCGTTCTGGGACGTCTACATGAGCATCGGTGGCTCCGGCTGCACCATCGGCCTGCTGCTGGCGGTAATGATCGCCTCGCGCCGCAAGGAGATGAAGGAGATCGGCAAGCTGTCGCTCGGGCCAAGCTTCTTCAACATCAATGAGCCGGTGATCTTCGGGATGCCCATCATGCTCAACCCGATCCTGGCGATCCCCTTCATCATCACCCCACTGATCACCGGCACCATCGGCTACTTCGCCACCAGCCTCGGCTTTGCTGGCCGCGCGGTGGTGATGGTGCCGTGGACGACGCCGCCGGTGATCAACGCCTGGCTCTCCACCGCCGGTTCGATGGGCGCGGTGATCACCCAACTGGTGTGCATCGGCGTGGCGGTGATGATCTACCTGCCGTTCGTCAAGGTGGCCTCGCGCCGGGCGGATGCCGCCCAGCTGGCGGCCGAGACGGCAAACGACCAACTGGCCCGCAACGTATGA